In Mucinivorans hirudinis, the DNA window TTGGATTATATGATTCTAGAAGGTGAGATTGCTCAGTTCCACGGCTTTGAAACTGCGCTGGTTGTCGGTTCAGGTTTTTTGTTGAATAGTGGTGTATTGCCGGCAATTACGACAAATAAGGATTTGATTGTCTGCGATAAATTTATGCACGCAAGCCTAATTGACGGAGTACGTCTATCGTCGGCGCGTTTGGAGAGGTTTCGGCATAATGATATTGAACATCTTGAATGCATCCTGCAAAAAGCTGATGCCGAAAGAATTATTGTTGCAACCGAAAGTGTGTTTAGTATGGATGGCGACATTGCGCCTTTGCGCGAGATTGCGGCGTTGCAGAAAAAGTACGATTTTGAGTTCTATCTGGACGAGGCTCACGCTGTTGGGGTATTTGGAAGGAATGGTTGCGGTATGTCGGCGGCGGTGGAGGGCTTGCGGGTAGATTATTTGGTTGGAACAATGGGAAAGGCGTTTTGTTCGCAGGGTGGATACGTTGCTTGTTCTTATCAGATTAAAGAGTTGTTAATTAATAAAATGCGTACTCTTATCTACTCTACTGCATTGCCCCCTATTTCGCTAAAATGGTCGTTATTTGTGTTAGAGAAAATGGGGGATTTGCAGGCGCGAAGAGAACATCTTTTTGAGTTGATTTCGCTGATGGGAGGTGAGTCTCAAATTATTCCTTATATTATTGGTTTTAATGAAGATACGCTTGCAAAAGCTAAGTGGTTGCAAGAGAGAGGTTTTTGGGCAACGGCAATTCGCCAACCGACCGTGCCTGCCGGAACATCAAGGTTGAGATTTTCTTTAAGTGCAACTCATAGTACAGAGCAAATAAAGGAGTTATGCAGATTGATTGGATAGTAAAAAATGGCAATGATAAACTTTTAGTAGTGGTGTTGGGTTGGGCTGCTGACCCTACTATGGTGGCAAGTGTGGTTGAGTTACGAAAAGATTTTGATATTGTTTGCATTTACGATTTTCGCGAGATAAGAAGTTTGGATACGTTGGGCAACTACCCTGAAATTCATTTGATTGCGTGGTCGTATGGAGTTTGGGCGGCAGAGCAGATTTTGCCCGAAATGGATTTTGCAAGTGCAGTTGCCGTAAATGGCACACCGCTGCCTGTTGATGATGAATTTGGCATTCAAAAAAAGATTTTTGAATTGACAGTCAATAATATAAACATCTCTAAATTTGAGCAGCGGATGTGTTTCGGGATGAGAGAAACAGTGAAAATTAGACGTCCGGAAAATGAGTGCATTGATGAATTGCGGGCATTGCAAAAATATTTTCAAAATCCATACAAAGTGTCCATAAAATGGAGCAAGGCAGTTGTTGGTGGGCGAGATTTAATTTTTCCGCCTGAAAAGCAACTAAAGTACTGGAATAGCAATAATACGGAGGTAGATTATAGGCAAAACGCACCGCATTTTATTGGAATATGAGGGACAAAGATTTAATTGAAAGGCGTTTTGCAAAGGCGCTAAGCCGTTACCATACAATGGCAGTTGTGCAACGAAGCATAGCTGAGCGACTTGCAGAACTTATACCTTCGGATTTAGAAGCGCGAAATGCTTATGAAATAGGAGCAGGAAGCGGTTTTTTGACATATAAACTGCTCGAGCGTTATCCGAATGTTCAGTTGATTGCTAATGATATAACGGATAAGAGCGAAATCTTTCTCCCGAGTGATGTTACTTTTATTAAAGGAGATGGGGAGGCTGTGCCGCTACCTGCCAAAATTGATTTGATTGCCTCTGCCTCCACCGTGCAGTGGTTTGACGATTTGCCCGAGTTTATTATAAAATCTTATAATGCGTTGAATGACTGTGGAATAATTGCTGTTTCGACTTTCGGAAAAAAGAACTTCAGGGAGTTGGGCGAGCAGCTGGATTACTACTCGAAAGAGGAGTTAGAAAACGTTTTTAAGAGCGTCGGGTTTGAGGTTTTGATTTGCGAAGATTGGCAAGAACAGATGGATTTTGAAACTCCTATGGAAGTTTTGCAACACATTAAAGCTACTGGAGTTAATGCGTTGCACAAGGCTAAATGGACCAGATGCGAACTAGAAAAATTCATTGCTAATTACCCGCAGCCTGCTACCTTGACCTTCCATCCTATTATAATTGTGGCAAAAAAATGTTAGAAAAAGGAATATATTTTGTTACGGGAATCGACACGGATGCCGGCAAGAGTTATGCAACGGCTATTTTGGCAAAAAAAAACATTGAAAGCGGCAAAAGTGTTATTACCCAGAAGTTTATACAGACAGGTTGTTCGGATACAATCTCCGAAGATGTGCTGACTCACCGCCGAATAATGGGCTTGCCGCTTCAAGATGTTGATATTCAGGGCGCTACATCGCCTCAGATATTCAAATTTCCGGCTTCGCCTCACCTTGCAGCAAGGCTCGAAAATAGAGAAATAGACCTCAATAAAATCAAAGAATGGACAAAAATACTTGCTCAAAAGTATGACATTGTTTTGATTGAAGGTGCGGGCGGACTGCTTGTG includes these proteins:
- a CDS encoding Dethiobiotin synthetase: MLEKGIYFVTGIDTDAGKSYATAILAKKNIESGKSVITQKFIQTGCSDTISEDVLTHRRIMGLPLQDVDIQGATSPQIFKFPASPHLAARLENREIDLNKIKEWTKILAQKYDIVLIEGAGGLLVPITENYLTADYITDNKLNVIIVTSPRLGSINHTLLTMEVCKARNIAISALVYNHFPPDANKIIADDTLCFLKKRYPDIPIYETEFIK
- a CDS encoding 8-amino-7-oxononanoate synthase; the protein is MLRDAEILAELGRGGSLRKLRDVRVYGAFIEVGGEKYVNLSSNDYLGLSDSELQKEFFEKVDFDEFLMSNPSSRLMTGNSLDYMILEGEIAQFHGFETALVVGSGFLLNSGVLPAITTNKDLIVCDKFMHASLIDGVRLSSARLERFRHNDIEHLECILQKADAERIIVATESVFSMDGDIAPLREIAALQKKYDFEFYLDEAHAVGVFGRNGCGMSAAVEGLRVDYLVGTMGKAFCSQGGYVACSYQIKELLINKMRTLIYSTALPPISLKWSLFVLEKMGDLQARREHLFELISLMGGESQIIPYIIGFNEDTLAKAKWLQERGFWATAIRQPTVPAGTSRLRFSLSATHSTEQIKELCRLIG
- a CDS encoding Biotin synthesis protein BioC, which produces MAVVQRSIAERLAELIPSDLEARNAYEIGAGSGFLTYKLLERYPNVQLIANDITDKSEIFLPSDVTFIKGDGEAVPLPAKIDLIASASTVQWFDDLPEFIIKSYNALNDCGIIAVSTFGKKNFRELGEQLDYYSKEELENVFKSVGFEVLICEDWQEQMDFETPMEVLQHIKATGVNALHKAKWTRCELEKFIANYPQPATLTFHPIIIVAKKC
- a CDS encoding Biotin synthesis protein BioG, with product MQIDWIVKNGNDKLLVVVLGWAADPTMVASVVELRKDFDIVCIYDFREIRSLDTLGNYPEIHLIAWSYGVWAAEQILPEMDFASAVAVNGTPLPVDDEFGIQKKIFELTVNNINISKFEQRMCFGMRETVKIRRPENECIDELRALQKYFQNPYKVSIKWSKAVVGGRDLIFPPEKQLKYWNSNNTEVDYRQNAPHFIGI